The Gemmatimonadota bacterium genome includes the window CCAGCAGCAATCTCCACGGCGCTCCCCATAGCGCTCCCACCGCGTTCCCCGCACCCATTTTACTCTTGCCAGATCCCTCAGTGATATGAGATATTGGCGGTATAAACCGAGTCAGACAGACGATCGACAACAGCAGGGCTCGCGGCAGCTCAGGAACAGCGGCCGGCCGGGCCGGGAGTACGGTCATGAGCACCGATCAGGCCAAACAGGAACAGGGCATTACGGCGGTAAACCAGGAATACACGCAGTACGACCAGGTGAAGAAGGAACAGACCTACAACCTGGCCGAAGGTGGGGCGAAAGAAGAATTCGACGAGGAAACGCGGATCCGGACCTGCGACATGAGCCTCTTCCACCACGGCGGCCCGGAGGGCAGGGCGCAGTTCGCCCGGGACATCGGCGAGGCCATGGAGGGCATCGGCTTCGTGATCCTCGAGAACCACGAAATCCCGCCCAGCCTGTACGAGGAGGCCGAGCGCAAGGTGGCCGAGTTCTTCACGGACACGCCCATGGCGGACAAGATGAAGTACGAAGCCGAGCGTCACGGTTCGGTCAACCAGGGCTATTTCCCCATCAAGCAGACCAGCCGGATGCATCCCGACCTCGTCGAGGGCTGGGTCTTCTGCCGGCGGGCATTCAACCTGGGCGAGAACCCGGACTACCGCGAGACGGAGTACTGGCCCGCAGCCGGTTACGAACCGTTCTTCCGGCAGATCATCCAGCACCACGAGAACCTGATCCTGCCCCTCATGCAGAGCATCCTCGCCTACCTGGGCTGCGATCCGTCCCTCTACGACGAGAAGCTCACCCGGACGAACTTCGGCTTCCGGCTCAACTACTACCCGCCCATCACCAAAGAGGACGACGAATCCGGGGCCGGCCGCATGCTGGGCCACGAGGACGTGGACCTGTTCACCATCCTGCCTTCCCACGGGGTGGACGGCCTGCAGGTGCTCAACCGCGAGAACATGAAGTGGATCCGCCTCAATCCCCCGGAAGGCAGCATCATCATCAACACGGGCGACTACATGCAGCGGATCACCAACGACCGCCTGCCCTCCACCACGCACCGGGTCAGCAAGCCGCAGGACGCCAGCCTCTTCGGCTCCGCTCGTGTCAGCATCCCCATGGCCGTCTACGTTTGGGAGGAGGAGATGCTCGAGGTACTGCCCAACACGGGCGAGCCCAAGTACGAACCCATCTCGGCGGTCCAGTTCCACACCCGCACCACGAGCAAGTACTACGGCGACGACTACGCGGTGGATGATGACTAGTCCGTATCCATGAAAGGTCGGGCCATGACCCCCCACGAGCAATACCTCTTCGACCTTCAGGGCTTCATCGCGGTCCCTGACGCCCTCGACGCCGGACAACTCGCCGAGTTGAACCGCATCCTCGACGAAAAGATCGAGGAGGCCATGGAACCCGGCGCGACCACGCACCGTTTCGGCTTTACGCTGCTCGACTGGGGATCGGCCTACCAAGACCTGATCGACAACCCGCGCATCGTCCCCTACCTGGAGCACATCGTCGGACCGCGGTTTCGGCTGGACCACGATTACGCCGACATCATCCGGAAGGGCGACGGACCCATCGGCACGACCCTCCACGGCGGCGCCATCCCCTTCGACCCGCTGTATTCCTACACCTGCGTCAATCAGGAGATCCGGTGCGGCCTGTCCGTGGTCGCCTACAACCTGAAGGACGTGAACCCCGGCGACGGTGGCTTCGGCTGCGTGCCCGGCAGCCACAAGAGCAATTTCCGCTTCCCCGACGAGTGGCGCAACCTCAAGACCGACCAGCCCTTCATCCGCGCCGTGACCGGTAAGGCCGGCACCGCCGTCATCTTCACCGAGGCGTTGACCCACGGCACCATGCCCTGGCACGGCGACGAACGCCGCACCCTCTTCTACAAGTATTCTCCCAACTCGGTATCCTGGTACGCGGAGTACTACGACGCCGAAAAGTACGAGGGACTAACGGATCGGCAGCAGAAGATTCTCGAAGCGCCGAACGCGCGGTACGGGCAGCGGTTTAAGCGTGGGGTGGTGGTGTAGGTGGGTTTGCGGGTTAGATCGTAGGAAAGACTTCAAGCGGTAGTGTTTCTGCAATTCAGTTAATCCCATAAGCATAGTCAGCATCCATAATAGTGGGAATTCCAAATGGCCCTGAAGAAGTCCCAACTGTATTCCTCTCTTTGGCAAAGCTGCGATGAACTGCGTGGTGGCATGGACGCCTCTCAGTACAAGGATTACGTCCTTACACTGCTATTCATGAAGTACGTCTCCGACAAGGCGACCAAAGACCCAAACATGCTTATCCTAGTGCCAGAGGGAGGGAGTTTCGCCGACATTGTAAAGCTGGTTGGCGATAAAGAGATCGGCGATAAGATAAACACGGTGATCGCCACGCTCGCAGAAGCAAACGAATTGGTAGGCGTCATAGATCAAGCGGATTTCAACGACGAGAACAAACTAGGGTCCGGCAAAGAGATGCAGGACAGGCTCTCCAGGCTCGTCGCCATATTCGACAGCCTGGATTTCGGCGCAAACCGGGCTGATGGGGATGATCTCCTCGGCGACGCCTACGAGTATCTGATGATGCACTTCGCCACGGAATCCGGCAAGAGCAAGGGACAGTTCTACACGCCGGCCGAGGTCTCGCGCATCATGGCCCAGGTGATCGGCATCGGACCAGATACCCGGCAGGATCAGACCCTCTACGACCCGACCTGCGGTTCAGGTTCGCTCCTACTCAGGGCCGCCGATGAAGCGCCGCGCGGCATTTCCGTCTACGGCCAGGAGATGGACAACGCCACCTTTGCGCTGGCGCGGATGAACATAATCCTGCATGGTCACGAGACCGCCGTAGTCTGGCGAGGCAACACCCTTGCCGCTCCGTATTTCACGAGCGAGAACGACCGTCTCAAGACCTTTGACTTTGCCGTTGCCAATCCGCCCTTTTCCGCCAAGGCCTGGTCCAATGGTCTTGATCCGGCCAACGACGAGTTCGGGCGTTTTGGCTACGGTATCCCACCTGCCAGGAACGGCGACTACGCCTTTCTTCTTCACCTCATTGCGTCGCTCAACAGCAAGGGCAAAGGCGCGATCATCTTGCCGCACGGCGTACTGTTCCGGGGCAACCGGGAAGCTGACATTCGAAAGAACCTTATCCAACGAGGATACATCAAGGGTATCGTCGGCCTTCCGCCCAACCTGTTCTACGGCACCGGCATTCCTGCATGCATCCTGGTTTTAGACAAGGAAAGTGCCCATTCGCGTGGCGGTATCTTCATGATCGACGCAAGCAAGGGCTTCCGCAAGGACGGCAACAAGAACCGACTGCGGGCCCAGGACATCCACCGAATTGTCGACGTGTTCATCCGGCAGATTGAGTTGCCGCGTTACTCCCGCATGGTTCCGACGGCTGAGATCGCGAGCACTGCTAACGACTATAATCTCAACATTCCGCGCTATATCGATTCCAACGAGCCGGAAGATCTGCACGACCTCGACGCTCATCTGCGCGGCGGTATCCCGGACCGCGACCTCGACGCGCTCGGTGTCTACTGGGACGTGTTCCCCTCACTCCGCCGAACGTTGTTTGTCGGCAACGGCCGAGAAGGCTACAGCGAAAGTCGCATCGAGACGGGACAGGTGAAGGCAGCCATTCTCGATCACGAAGAATTTAGATCGTACCAGGCTCGTGTTTCAGTTGTTCTCGACGATTGGTGCAAGGCACACGAGGCCGTTCTGAAGGGACTGGAGACAGGTGCCAATCCCAGGGAAATCATTCGCACCCTGGCAGAGGATTTGCTGGCGCGTTTCGCCGACATGCCGCTGCTCGACCCGTACGACTTGTACCAGCGGTTGATGGATTATTGGGACGAGACGATGCAGGATGACGTGTACCTGATCACCACGGACGGTTGGAACGAGACCATCAGACCGCGTAGTATCATCGAAGACAATGGCCGAAAGATCAAAGAAGCGCCGGATCTCACGATCAAGCGCGTAAAGTACAAGATGGATTTGCTTCCTCCGGAGCTGATCGTTTCTCGGTACTTTGGCAGCCAACAGACTACTATCGAAACTCTGCAGGCGAAGCAAGAAATCGACAGCCGGGAACTGGAGGAGTTCGTTGAGGAGCATACTGGTGAAGAGGGGTTGCTAGCGGATGTCGTCAATGACAAGGGCAAAGTCACCAAAAGCAGTGTCACGCAACGGTTCAAGGCAATACAATTCGAGCCGGAGAGCGAGGAAGAACAAGATGCCCTAAAGCAATGCAGGACCTTGATCGAGGCCGTGATTAAGGTGACCAAGGCCGTTAAAGTCGCCCAAGAGCTTTTAGACGAGAAAGTGCTTTCCCGCTACACCACACTCACAGAAAATGAGATCAGAACGCTGGTGGTTGAGGACAAGTGGTTTGCGAGCATACGGGCCGCAATCGAGGATGAGGTGCAAGGGCTGACACAGCAGCTTGCTGGGCGTGTGACAGAACTGGAAGAACGCTACACTCGGCCACTGCCGGAGTTGGAACGGGATGTGGAGACGTTCGGCTCAACGGTCGAGGGGCACTTGAAGCGGATGGGAATTTCACTATGAGAGAGAGTTTGTTCGGTGGCAGCGCACAACGGTGTGGGCAGACTCCAGAGATATTGCAGTCCATCATGAACGAAGAATGACCCGCGTTGTCTTCGATATCGGAACCACGTTTCTGACTTACGAGACCAGGTGAATGTGATGAATACGAGGTAGGATATCGTGGGCAACGAAATTGATGACCGATTCCCCGAGTTACCGGCCAATGCTTATACGCATGCCGTACCCGTTCCGTTGCACGACACTAAGGCAGACAGATCGGATCAGGTGCCGTCAGGTTACAAACGGACTGAGGTGGGGGTGATTCCGTCTAATTGGGACGTAGAACTACTCGGCAATCTCTTTGTATTCAAGAACGGTTTGAACAAGGCCAAGCAGTTTTTCGGTACCGGGACACCCATCGTCAACTACATGGACGTTTTTAAAAACCCGGGACTTAGGATGGACGATCTATCTGGACGAGTAAAATTGAGTCCCGAGGAGATCAGAAACTTCGAGGTTCGGTTGGGAGACGTGTTCTTTACACGCACATCGGAGACAGTTGAAGAGATTGGCGTGGCATCCGTTATGCTCGAAGAGCCTTGTGATACCGTATTCAGTGGATTCGTTCTTCGTGCGCGGCCCCGAGATGATCGACTTGAAGACCACTACAAGCAGTACTGCTTTAGTTCCAGAGTAATCAGATCCCAAATCGTATCAAATGCGACATACACAACGCGCGCCTTGACCAATGGTCGATCGTTGTCAGCTGTGCGTGTCACAGTACCCCCGAAACCAGAACAACGCGCTATCGCCAAGGCGTTGTCGGATGTAGATAGGTTGTACACAGCTTTGGAGGTGTTAATCTCCAAGAAACGGGCCATCAAACAGGCAGTCACACAGCAACTTCTCACCGGAAAGATTCGTTTACCTGGATTTCATGAGGCATGGGAGACCCAACGGCTAGGAGATATGGGAAGTTGCCTACGTGGAGTTAGCTATAATCCCACAGCGGACTTAGTAGGTCATGACAAAGCCACCACTGTAAGGCTTCTGAGAGCTAACAATATCCAAGATACTACAGTAACAACTTCGGATATCCATTTCGTTGAGTCACGAAAAGTGTCCGATTCCCAAGTTTTACGACCTAATGACATTCTCGTTTGCATGGCGAATGGCAGCAAGGAATTAGTCGGAAAAGCTGGCCTATTTCGCATATCTGACGGTTTTGCGTACACCTTTGGTGCTTTCATGGGATGTTTCCGCACAAAACCAAAATTTGTTGACCCAAGTTTTGTGTATTATCTCTTCCAATCAGACAGATTTCGCCGCTTTGTTGGCCTTATCTTAGCTGGATCAAGCATCAACAATTTAAAACCAAGCGATATAGAATCGGCTGAGTTCCAAATTCCAAGCAGAATCGAACAAACTGGTATAGCAAATGTCCTCTCGGACATTGAAGCTGAGATTGCCGCACTCGATCAACTCCGTGACAAGGTTCGAACCGTCAAGCAAGGAATGGTGCAGCAGCTTCTCACAGGGGGAGTAAGTCTGGTTTATCCCAAAGTTTCTTCCAATTGAAAAACTGACTGGTTTGGCATTACGATGCAGAAAAAGATAAAGAGACTGTACCTTAACATGACTGGGTTACCTTATAGGACAGAATAAACGAAAACACATGATCAATCTTGACAACCCCGAACTGAAGCAACTTGCAAAGGTCCTTCAGAAGTACAATCTACGTCATACAGTAAGTCGCCTTGCCAGTCTACTCACCGTACCATCATTCCATGCGAATAACCTTCGAGTGGAAACTCTAGTACATATTGCTGTTATCCACTGTCGAGGGAACAATAGGCCTTCGTTGAAAGTTATTGATCGTTGGCTCAATGATTTTCTGGGAAACACGTCCGTAAATTATGCAGAAGACCCGGCTGAGGATGTTTTCATCACAAACGTTAGAACCCCCGAAGGCAATCGACGGCTGTTTGAGGGTATCTGGCAATCAAGTTGCTACTTCACACAGACGGTTATCGACATTCTATGCTCAAGACAAGTAACACCCGAACTCAGGAGACTACTCGCCCCCATTCTTACGTTACTGAAGCTGAGCGATATTGTCGCGGATAGAGTTGGATTACACAGGTGGCATTCTGAGCCATCATCTCCAAAAGGCGTGTGTGAGTTATCGCCCGCGATCAGGATTGTCGACAGAGGGAAATCTGTATCGTTCACTTCAGACGAACTTTCCACGTATCAGATTAACCTCGCTTTGTTAGACCCATTTATTCTTAAAACTAGCAGTAAGAATCTACTTTGTACTGAGACTTTGGGTCACACTTCATTGGAGCGTTACCCAATTTTACAGTTAGGGAACAAACTGATACTTGCGTTACCAAATGCGGTCGGGCCAGCTATCAGAAGATTCCTTCTGGATAGGTTACAGCTGATGGGGGGGCTGCCAACCTTCGCACAACTGCTAGATTCGTATCAGTCCGATCAGGTCGAATCGGAAGGAATAAGCAGATTCGGTAATGCGGATTCCGCTGAATCACTGAGCACAGATGATACAGACCTACCAATTTATGATTGGTTGTTGAAGGTTGACGTAAACAGGTACCTGCATGTAGTCCTCCTCACTTACCCTTTGGAACCACTGCACAACGAAGGTCTAGACAGTTCGATTGGATATCGCAAAAAAACTGAGAAAACTCTATGTGCTTACCTAAATCGGACTGTAAACCAATGCATGGATTCACCAGGTAAAATCGACGGAACAACCTTATTATTGACAGGTGGATTGGGGGGTAACTGCGGTTTGAGTTTTCAAAACTGGTCGAACCGATGGAGTCTTTCGGTAATTCATATCTCGGATTTTCTCATGTTGGTAAATGATCCAGACCAATCAATCGCACGTTTTTTGAAGTTCATCAAACAGAAAAGATGGGCAGAAGACCAAGGAGTCAAGTTTCCCCCTATCATTGGTGATTACACTCTTTTCTGTTTTTGGTTAAGGTCTGGTTTTCAAATAGTTCATACTGAACTCTCGGTGAGCCCCGGATCAGTTCTACTGGCGGATGTCGGTTATCCGCTGAATGTGCGCACCAAATGTAGAAGAACCCTTGATCTCCACCTTATCCAAACTACGAATGGGGGTTTAGTAGACGTCAAACGGCTTGATGTAGATACGTACTTTCATTCCCTTACTGCTCGACCAATATATGGAAGCATTAATCATGCCCAAGCCGGTGTCTTGGCAGGTGCGATTGAAACAAGACGAGGTCCCAGTTGGTTTAGTTTACGCCTACGCCAAAAGGAAAATGGATTTCGGAACCATGCTTTTCAGTTTTGGAATGGTTTTATTGACTTGTTTTACAGGGTTGTGGTCGAACATGAGTCACAGAACTCAAATCTGCAATCTGGACCGATAGAGGTATGCCTTGATCTTACCGATGTTGTTATGCCCGAAGTCGATGCAGAAGCACAACCGGCAACGGAATTCGTTGAATCTAGGATTTCAGTACAAAACCGAACTGCCGTGATAAAGCTCCCGGCAGTTCTCTTGAAGTACTTCCAGCAGCCTGAAAACATCGGTGAGAAATATGTTGTCAAGCATATTGCGAAAGCCCTTATCAGACTACATACGAGAGTAGTCACGGACTTCGATGAGATATCTGTCGAGCAACTAACGGACAGGATTGTAAATGATGCAGGTATACGGGTAATACATGTTCTGACAAGTTATGATAGAGTCGAGCAGCTATTACAAAAACATAACAAGAAACCAGTAATGCTTGCACCAGAGGACTTTGCTTTTGCAAAACTAAAACTGTCGGAGGGCTGTCTACCAAGTGATGACGTGAGTAATCTCGATTCGAGGAGCGCATGCAACAGTTTTTTGAATAAAGTTGTTGCCAAGATCTGGAGTCAGATACGAAGTAGATTGAAGACTCTCGATCGAGCTTCAGTATTGCGAAATTTGTTATATGTACACGAAAACATCCTTCACGACCGAAATCGTTGGCGTCGCACTGCAAATGCTGTTCAAGCGCTGTATGGACCGGATGACGATGTGCATGATACCGTACATGAACGTGAGGGAATGCGAAGCATCACAGATTTGGCGACTCGTACTATATTGGAAATGGCAATTTGTGAATGCCCGGAGTCTGGAGGTGATCTACTCTCAAAAGAGCAATTGGATGAATTGATAGCGAAAGCTGCGCTTATGCATGAAGTCGCAGCTCACTCCGACGGCATCAAAAACAAACTAATCAATCCTCCAATTGAGTTGCACCAAAATGGCTCATACTCGATAGAACATGAATTCATCAATACCGTAATCGAACCTTTCTTGAAAGCATACGCTACCGATGATTTCGGGGAAGCTGCATCCAAATACCATACACAGTATCAAAACAGACCATCTGTAAAACCAGTTGAAGAGCTTTATCCTGAAGACTTCATCGAGGCGTTTGAGACCGAGTTCGACATACCGTTACAAGATACCGTAGAGGGATTTGCTGAGATTTTCGAATTGGCGAAAGATTATAATCAAATCGTTGTCAAGACGACACTTGGCGAAATTCGAAACAGACTTACATCCAATAGGGGATTCTCCGAAACCAAGACCAATGCATTCATCTCGGCTTTTAGTTTATTCCACAGGCCTAAATGGGATTCTACACTGCCTGGTATGACAAACAGGGATATTCAACCGTGGCGCTACAGTCGTCGAATGTCCATGGTTTTTAAGCCAATACTTGTTTTTGGAAAACAGGACACGGACGTAGTGATCTTCGGAGTTGGCACCTTACAGTTGGGATTCCATTATCTACTATACTGCATTGAAGAAGGGTACCTACCTCAGGAGTTTTTTAGTTCGGATACGATGAGAAGTTTTATCGGCGGAATCACAGACAGGAAAGGTCATGACTTCACAGTCACAGTCGCTGAACATCTGAGTACGAATGGATGGCAAACTAGAACCGAGATTCCGATGACTCAGATAGGTGCGTCGTCCGACTTTGGAGATATTGACGTCTTGGCATGGAAACCAAATGGAGCAATCTTAATCATTGAGTGTAAACGATTGAGACTTGCCCGAACAGTCGCTGAGATCAGTGAGATCTGCCGTCGTTTCCGTGGAGAAGCGAAAGATGAGCTGTTTAAGCATATGAGAAGGGTAAACTGGATCGAAACCAATCCCTCTAGATTGAACACGATTATAGGGATGCCGGTAAAACCAAATCAAATTGACCAGAGGTTAATTACAAACATTCCGGTACCAATGAGATTCCTATCAAACCTACCCATACCGAATGATAAGATCGGTCCGTTGAACGATGTGGGAGTTTAGTTTATCCGCAATTATTCGATGACACTAATGCTATGACGGCATTCATCATGTATCGCGGGATATGGGAATGACAGAGTCGGTTAGTTATGTACTAGGATGAACAGTACAAAATCGAATATTGATATCCTTGGTCACAGATGTGCTAAGCAGAACAAAAGTTTGATATCATTGACTTCAATGCAATCACAATTTAACTTATGATCCGAGACGGCAAGAAAGGAGGCATCAATGGCAAGTATGACAATTCGCAATCTGAGCGAAGACATCAAACAGCGACTACGCATCCAGGCGGCTGAGCATGGTCATTCCATGGAAGAAGAAGCCCGGGAGATCCTGCGAACGGCGCTGAGTGAACGCGACTCTCCAATAAACTTGGCACAAGCTATACGCGCTTGTTTTGAGCCGTTGGGTGGAGTGGAACTTGACATACCACCTCGCAAGCCGATGCGTGATCCTCCGGAGTTAGGTTGATTAGCACGAAATGATACTCCTCGATACAAACGTTGTATCAGAATTTACACGCCCAACACCCAATCTAGCCGTCACGAACTGGATTGCTGAACAATCCTTTTCAGCCGTATTCTTGTCGGCGATCACGGAAGCGGAATTACGGTATGGTGTGGAGATTCTACCAATGGGTAGGCGTCGTGAAACGCTAAGTATCGCAATAGAGACTCTGCTCCAGAAGGTTTTCGTGCGGCGCATCTTACCTTTTGACAGCGATGCTGCACGTATGTACGCGAAAATCGCTGCCAATCGACGAGCTATTGGGAAGCCTATAAGCGATGCAGATTGCCAGTTGGCAGCCATCGCAAGATGTCATGGAGCGGCAGTCGCAACACGTAATGTCAGAGATTTCGAATACTGCGAAATTGAGGTAATCAACCCTTGGTCCATTTGACTGCTTCATAGACTATCGCAGGAATGAATCGACCAAGTCCCGGGCTCTTTACCAGACCAATGAGAGCCTATCCGCCTCCACAAATGCCAAGTCAGAGAGCATGACGCTATGAGCAAAGTCGGCGAACAGGAGATCCTTACACAAAAACGTGTCGTCGAGTTGTTTGAAGATACGCTTGGTTACGCTTATCTCGGTAACTGGAAGGATCGTGTCGACAATAGCAACGTCGAGGTCGAACTGATCACCGATTGGCTCAAGTGCCAAGGCCACGATAAAGGGATTATCGACAAGACACTGTTTTCATTTGGCAAGGCGACAGCACTCGGTGGAAGCAGAACGCTATACGACGCCAACCGCGAGACGTACGAACTGCTCCGCTACGGTGTGAAGATTCAACCCGCAGTGGGTGAGCAAACGGTCACCATATGGTTGATAGATTGGGAAAACCCCGAAAACAACGACTTCGCCATCGCCGAAGAGGTGACAGTCGTCGGTGAAAATACACGACGTCCCGATATTGTACTGTACGTCAACGGCATCGCCATGGGCGTACTGGAACTGAAGCGCTCCATTGTATCGGTAAGCGAGGGCATCCGGCAGAACCTCGACAGCCAGAAGAAGGAGTTCATCCGGCCGTTCTTCACGACTGTACAACTGGTTATGGCGGGTAACGAGACGGAAGGACTTCGTTACGGCGCGATAGAGACGCCAGAAAAACACTGGCTGCGTTGGAAGGAACAAGAATCCTCAAACACCATCGATGACAATCCACTGCTCCAGGAACTCAGACAACTTTGCGACAAGAAACGACTGTTGGAGATCGTACACAACTTCATCGTCTACGACACGGGTAACAAGAAGGTCTGTCGGCACAATCAGTACTTCGGTGTGCGAGCCGCCCAGGAGCGCGTAAACTGGCGCGAAGGCGGCGTCATATGGCACACCCAGGGTAGTGGTAAAAGCCTGACCATGGTGTGGCTGGCGAAGTGGATTCGTGAGAATGTGAATGGAGGCCGCGTCCTTATCATCACCGACCGCACCGAACTGGACGAACAGATCGAGAAGGTCTTCAAGGGAGTCAGTGAGGATATCTATCGAACCAAAAGCGGTGCCGACCTTGTTCACGTCCTGGATTTATCTAACGAGTGGTTGGTTTGCTCTCTGATACACAAATTCAGCTCGTCGGAGGAAGGCGACATCGACTCATACCTCGACGATATCAGGAAGAACCTTCCCAGTGACTTCCAGGCCAAGGGAGAACTCTTCGTCTTTGTCGACGAATGCCATCGAACCCAGTCGGGCAAACTCCACAGAGCCATGAAACAGTTACTACCTGATTCTACTTTGATCGGGTTTACTGGCACACCGCTGCTAAGGGATGACAAAAGACGTAGTATCGAGACTTTCGGACCCTACATACACACCTACAAGTACGACGAAGCGGTGAACGATGGTGTGGTGCTGGATCTGCGTTACGAGGCGCGCGACATAGATCAGAACATCACCTCTCAGGAGAAGGTTGATCAGTGGTTCGACGCCAAGACCAAGGGGTTGAGCGACGTGGCGAAGGCTCAGCTCAAGGAGCGTTGGGGCACGATGCGGAGGGTACTGAGTTCACAGCACCGGCTGGAGAAAATCGTGGCGGACATTCTGTTGGACATGGAAACGCGCGACCGACTTAAGAGTGATCGGGGCAACGCGTTGCTTGTCTCGGACAGCATCTACTCAGCCTGTCGAATCTATGAGATGTTTCAGAATCACGGCCTTGAGGGAAAATGCGCTATCATCACCTCCTATCGACCGGTCATCGCGGACATTAAAGGGGAGGAGACGGGGGAAGGGCTAACCGAGAAGATACAAAAATA containing:
- a CDS encoding phytanoyl-CoA dioxygenase family protein, with the protein product MTPHEQYLFDLQGFIAVPDALDAGQLAELNRILDEKIEEAMEPGATTHRFGFTLLDWGSAYQDLIDNPRIVPYLEHIVGPRFRLDHDYADIIRKGDGPIGTTLHGGAIPFDPLYSYTCVNQEIRCGLSVVAYNLKDVNPGDGGFGCVPGSHKSNFRFPDEWRNLKTDQPFIRAVTGKAGTAVIFTEALTHGTMPWHGDERRTLFYKYSPNSVSWYAEYYDAEKYEGLTDRQQKILEAPNARYGQRFKRGVVV
- a CDS encoding plasmid stabilization protein, producing the protein MASMTIRNLSEDIKQRLRIQAAEHGHSMEEEAREILRTALSERDSPINLAQAIRACFEPLGGVELDIPPRKPMRDPPELG
- a CDS encoding type II toxin-antitoxin system VapC family toxin, with translation MILLDTNVVSEFTRPTPNLAVTNWIAEQSFSAVFLSAITEAELRYGVEILPMGRRRETLSIAIETLLQKVFVRRILPFDSDAARMYAKIAANRRAIGKPISDADCQLAAIARCHGAAVATRNVRDFEYCEIEVINPWSI
- a CDS encoding type I restriction endonuclease subunit R; translation: MSKVGEQEILTQKRVVELFEDTLGYAYLGNWKDRVDNSNVEVELITDWLKCQGHDKGIIDKTLFSFGKATALGGSRTLYDANRETYELLRYGVKIQPAVGEQTVTIWLIDWENPENNDFAIAEEVTVVGENTRRPDIVLYVNGIAMGVLELKRSIVSVSEGIRQNLDSQKKEFIRPFFTTVQLVMAGNETEGLRYGAIETPEKHWLRWKEQESSNTIDDNPLLQELRQLCDKKRLLEIVHNFIVYDTGNKKVCRHNQYFGVRAAQERVNWREGGVIWHTQGSGKSLTMVWLAKWIRENVNGGRVLIITDRTELDEQIEKVFKGVSEDIYRTKSGADLVHVLDLSNEWLVCSLIHKFSSSEEGDIDSYLDDIRKNLPSDFQAKGELFVFVDECHRTQSGKLHRAMKQLLPDSTLIGFTGTPLLRDDKRRSIETFGPYIHTYKYDEAVNDGVVLDLRYEARDIDQNITSQEKVDQWFDAKTKGLSDVAKAQLKERWGTMRRVLSSQHRLEKIVADILLDMETRDRLKSDRGNALLVSDSIYSACRIYEMFQNHGLEGKCAIITSYRPVIADIKGEETGEGLTEKIQKYDVYRKMLADYFNEPEDAAMHKADRFEQEVKKRFIESPGQMKLLIVVDKLLTGFDAPSATCLYIDKHMQDHGLFQAICRVNRLDGDDKDYGYIIDYKDLFRSLEQSIKDYTGEAFDGYDAEDVKGLLKDRLQQGRERLEETREAIKALTEHVEPPRDTSAYIKYFCGMTGGDAEQLKENEPKRVAFYKLVAAFLRAYANLANEMEESGYSVAETKEIRAEVDHYEKARKEVKLNSGDYVDMKMFEPAMRHLLDTYIQAEESEKVSTFDDMTLVELIVRDGEDAVDALPESMQEDKEAVSSTIENNVRRLIIDETPVNPKYYEKMSRLLDDLIRQRKHEALEYKEYLARMVELARNVQNPDSQTSESYPSSINTSALRSLYDNLVGEEGLEVQLQQSDFPVDSNEDVSEAKAIALDKAIRQVKRDDWRGHILKERQIRNAIRSELDGNENLINAIFEIVKHQDEY
- a CDS encoding isopenicillin N synthase family oxygenase — its product is MSTDQAKQEQGITAVNQEYTQYDQVKKEQTYNLAEGGAKEEFDEETRIRTCDMSLFHHGGPEGRAQFARDIGEAMEGIGFVILENHEIPPSLYEEAERKVAEFFTDTPMADKMKYEAERHGSVNQGYFPIKQTSRMHPDLVEGWVFCRRAFNLGENPDYRETEYWPAAGYEPFFRQIIQHHENLILPLMQSILAYLGCDPSLYDEKLTRTNFGFRLNYYPPITKEDDESGAGRMLGHEDVDLFTILPSHGVDGLQVLNRENMKWIRLNPPEGSIIINTGDYMQRITNDRLPSTTHRVSKPQDASLFGSARVSIPMAVYVWEEEMLEVLPNTGEPKYEPISAVQFHTRTTSKYYGDDYAVDDD
- a CDS encoding SAM-dependent DNA methyltransferase, with amino-acid sequence MALKKSQLYSSLWQSCDELRGGMDASQYKDYVLTLLFMKYVSDKATKDPNMLILVPEGGSFADIVKLVGDKEIGDKINTVIATLAEANELVGVIDQADFNDENKLGSGKEMQDRLSRLVAIFDSLDFGANRADGDDLLGDAYEYLMMHFATESGKSKGQFYTPAEVSRIMAQVIGIGPDTRQDQTLYDPTCGSGSLLLRAADEAPRGISVYGQEMDNATFALARMNIILHGHETAVVWRGNTLAAPYFTSENDRLKTFDFAVANPPFSAKAWSNGLDPANDEFGRFGYGIPPARNGDYAFLLHLIASLNSKGKGAIILPHGVLFRGNREADIRKNLIQRGYIKGIVGLPPNLFYGTGIPACILVLDKESAHSRGGIFMIDASKGFRKDGNKNRLRAQDIHRIVDVFIRQIELPRYSRMVPTAEIASTANDYNLNIPRYIDSNEPEDLHDLDAHLRGGIPDRDLDALGVYWDVFPSLRRTLFVGNGREGYSESRIETGQVKAAILDHEEFRSYQARVSVVLDDWCKAHEAVLKGLETGANPREIIRTLAEDLLARFADMPLLDPYDLYQRLMDYWDETMQDDVYLITTDGWNETIRPRSIIEDNGRKIKEAPDLTIKRVKYKMDLLPPELIVSRYFGSQQTTIETLQAKQEIDSRELEEFVEEHTGEEGLLADVVNDKGKVTKSSVTQRFKAIQFEPESEEEQDALKQCRTLIEAVIKVTKAVKVAQELLDEKVLSRYTTLTENEIRTLVVEDKWFASIRAAIEDEVQGLTQQLAGRVTELEERYTRPLPELERDVETFGSTVEGHLKRMGISL